From Nitrospinota bacterium, the proteins below share one genomic window:
- a CDS encoding NAD(P)-dependent oxidoreductase, protein MKSILVTGAGGFIGRRLISFLENAGHSVRALGSEDGDIADPATLGRLDALPVDFVFHLAGRTYVPDAWREPADFQRVNVVGTLNVLELCRAKKIPLTYVSAYLYGIPSSLPVKETDRIEPNNPYALSKTLAESLCRFYAEHFAIPLTIIRPFNIYGPGQKGHFLIPEIMAQIKAGKPIRLKDLFPRRDYLYLDDLVDALIRTIGPKPGFHVYNIGYGSSFSVREIVDVIQSVAGTSLPVVSENAPRQNEISDVYADIGKAVRELNWHPRHSLEEGIKTMIFSGEHIA, encoded by the coding sequence ATGAAAAGCATACTGGTAACCGGCGCTGGGGGGTTCATCGGGCGGCGACTGATAAGCTTCTTGGAAAATGCAGGCCACTCTGTGCGTGCGCTGGGGAGTGAGGACGGCGATATCGCCGACCCTGCCACCTTGGGGCGGCTTGATGCGCTACCTGTGGATTTTGTATTTCATCTTGCCGGACGGACCTATGTGCCTGACGCATGGCGGGAGCCGGCGGATTTTCAGCGGGTGAACGTTGTCGGCACCCTGAACGTGCTGGAGCTGTGCCGGGCAAAAAAAATACCTTTGACTTATGTCAGCGCTTATTTGTACGGCATACCGTCCTCATTGCCGGTCAAGGAAACCGACAGGATTGAGCCAAATAATCCCTATGCGTTGTCGAAAACCCTCGCTGAATCCCTATGCCGATTTTATGCCGAGCATTTTGCGATTCCCCTGACTATCATCCGTCCGTTCAATATTTACGGGCCGGGGCAGAAGGGACACTTCCTGATTCCCGAAATCATGGCGCAGATAAAAGCCGGAAAACCCATTCGCCTTAAAGACCTTTTTCCCCGGCGGGACTATCTTTACTTGGATGATTTGGTTGATGCATTGATCCGCACGATCGGTCCGAAGCCGGGATTCCATGTCTACAACATCGGTTACGGCAGCTCGTTCAGTGTGCGTGAAATCGTCGATGTCATCCAATCCGTCGCGGGGACATCGCTGCCTGTCGTGAGCGAAAATGCTCCCCGGCAAAATGAAATTTCGGATGTATACGCGGACATTGGCAAAGCCGTGCGTGAATTGAACTGGCATCCACGACACAGTTTGGAAGAGGGTATTAAGACCATGATCTTTAGCGGGGAGCATATCGCATGA
- a CDS encoding SDR family NAD(P)-dependent oxidoreductase has translation MNRTNPNSRILVTGADGFIGSHLTESLVRQGHNVRAFVLYNSFNSWGWLDHCAPDVKNQFEVFAGDIRDPHGVKEAMKGCDAVLHLAALIAIPYSYHSPDTYVDTNVKGTLNVMQAARELGVKRVVHTSTSEVYGTARFVPITEEHPLQGQSPYSATKIAADQLAYSFYTSFGLPVVIARPFNTYGPRQSARAVIPTIITQIANGRRQVKLGAISPTRDFNFVQDTVAGFIAALNSNQGLGEVVNFGSNFEISIGDTARVIAEVMGAEIEILTDEQRLRPERSEVERLWASNEKARKLLGWQPQYGGLEGFRRGLAVTVDWFKRHVDLIGYKADIYNV, from the coding sequence ATGAATCGAACAAATCCAAACTCACGTATTCTTGTTACCGGCGCCGATGGTTTCATCGGATCGCACCTGACTGAATCCCTGGTGCGTCAGGGGCATAACGTCCGTGCATTCGTGCTCTACAACTCCTTCAATTCTTGGGGTTGGCTGGATCATTGTGCGCCCGACGTTAAAAATCAGTTCGAGGTATTTGCCGGCGATATCCGCGACCCGCATGGGGTGAAAGAGGCCATGAAGGGTTGCGACGCGGTGTTGCATTTGGCCGCCCTGATCGCCATTCCCTATTCCTACCACTCACCCGACACGTATGTCGATACCAACGTCAAAGGCACGCTGAATGTGATGCAAGCGGCGCGCGAGCTTGGCGTCAAAAGAGTCGTTCACACATCGACCAGCGAAGTTTATGGCACGGCGCGTTTCGTGCCAATTACCGAAGAGCACCCCTTGCAGGGGCAGTCTCCGTACTCGGCCACCAAGATTGCCGCGGATCAGCTGGCCTATTCCTTCTACACGTCCTTCGGTCTGCCGGTGGTGATTGCGCGGCCCTTCAACACCTATGGCCCGCGCCAGTCCGCCCGCGCCGTGATTCCAACCATCATTACCCAGATCGCCAACGGCCGGCGCCAGGTCAAGCTCGGCGCGATATCGCCTACACGGGATTTCAACTTCGTGCAGGACACGGTAGCGGGTTTCATCGCCGCCCTGAATTCCAATCAGGGGTTGGGCGAAGTGGTTAACTTCGGCAGTAATTTTGAGATTTCCATCGGCGACACTGCCCGGGTCATTGCGGAGGTAATGGGTGCTGAAATCGAGATACTGACCGATGAGCAGCGCCTCCGGCCCGAAAGGAGCGAGGTGGAACGGCTGTGGGCATCTAATGAGAAAGCTCGTAAGTTGCTGGGTTGGCAACCACAGTATGGAGGCTTGGAGGGCTTTCGGCGAGGCTTGGCAGTAACCGTTGACTGGTTTAAACGGCATGTCGATCTTATTGGCTATAAAGCGGATATCTATAATGTCTAG
- a CDS encoding ABC transporter ATP-binding protein, protein MILASFTEIVSLGAVLPFLGMLTAPGRVFEHPAAQPFVQFLGFTEANQLLLPLCIAFGLVALMAGAMRMLLLWANTRLSYATGADLSISIYRRTLYQPYAVHVARNSSEIINGISNKTNGVIHVILMILNLVGSSVTLAAILIALLAVDPVSALTAFGGFALIYVVIIRVTRNRLLRNSQCIARESTQVIQSLQEGLGGIRDVLIDGSQATYCQIYRNADHPLRLAQGSSSFISGSPRYVMEALGMLLIVGLAYTLAQQPDGIVKAIPVLGALAFGAQRFLPVLQLAYVSWSGIQGGQASLQDAIELLDQPLPDYANQSAAAPLTFRHTISLEKLSFRYSPHTPWVINNVNLKIAKGSRVGFIGTTGSGKSTLLDIVMGLLQPTEGVIAIDGQPITLRNHRAWQAHIAHVPQAIFLTDSTIEENIAFGVPKDQINHARVEQAAQQAQIAEVIGTWPKQYQTFVGERGIRLSGGQRQRIGIARALYKQADVIIFDEATSALDNETEQAVMQAIEGLSEDLTILIIAHRFTTLKNCTQIVELGDGGIKRTGTYQEIMAQLV, encoded by the coding sequence ATGATCCTGGCCTCGTTCACGGAAATCGTCAGCCTGGGGGCTGTACTGCCTTTCCTTGGTATGCTCACCGCGCCGGGGCGCGTTTTTGAACACCCAGCCGCCCAGCCATTCGTCCAATTCTTAGGGTTCACCGAGGCAAATCAGCTTTTGTTACCCCTTTGCATTGCCTTTGGCCTGGTGGCTCTCATGGCCGGCGCGATGCGCATGTTGCTGCTCTGGGCCAACACACGTCTATCCTATGCGACCGGCGCCGATCTCAGCATCAGCATCTACCGCCGTACGCTTTATCAGCCATACGCGGTCCACGTCGCCCGCAACAGCAGCGAGATCATCAACGGCATCTCAAACAAAACGAATGGAGTAATACACGTCATTTTGATGATCCTCAACCTTGTCGGTTCGAGTGTCACACTGGCCGCGATCCTGATCGCCCTATTGGCCGTTGACCCGGTAAGCGCGCTAACGGCCTTTGGCGGTTTTGCTTTGATCTATGTTGTCATTATTCGGGTTACCAGGAATCGGCTATTACGTAATAGCCAATGCATCGCCCGCGAATCGACACAGGTCATTCAATCGCTGCAAGAAGGGTTAGGCGGCATTCGTGATGTCCTTATTGATGGCAGCCAGGCCACTTATTGCCAGATTTACCGCAACGCTGATCACCCCCTGCGCCTTGCCCAAGGAAGCAGCTCCTTTATCAGCGGCAGCCCGCGATATGTAATGGAAGCGCTGGGTATGCTGCTTATCGTTGGTCTGGCTTATACGCTTGCCCAGCAACCGGATGGCATTGTCAAGGCCATCCCTGTTCTGGGTGCTCTGGCATTCGGCGCTCAGCGTTTTTTGCCTGTGCTTCAGCTGGCGTATGTCTCTTGGTCCGGCATTCAAGGCGGACAAGCCTCCCTGCAAGACGCAATTGAATTGCTCGATCAACCCCTTCCCGACTATGCCAATCAATCGGCTGCCGCCCCGTTAACGTTCCGGCACACAATCAGCCTGGAAAAACTTTCGTTTCGCTATAGCCCCCATACACCATGGGTAATCAATAACGTCAACCTCAAGATCGCCAAGGGCAGCCGTGTGGGTTTCATCGGCACGACCGGCAGCGGCAAGAGCACCCTTCTCGATATCGTCATGGGCCTGTTGCAACCTACGGAGGGGGTAATCGCAATTGATGGGCAGCCCATAACGCTACGCAACCACCGTGCTTGGCAAGCGCATATCGCGCATGTGCCGCAGGCCATCTTCCTGACCGATAGCACTATCGAAGAAAATATCGCTTTTGGTGTGCCCAAGGACCAGATCAACCATGCGCGTGTCGAGCAGGCGGCTCAACAGGCGCAAATTGCCGAAGTCATCGGAACCTGGCCCAAGCAATACCAAACCTTCGTCGGTGAACGCGGCATCCGTTTATCCGGCGGCCAACGCCAGCGCATCGGCATAGCGCGCGCCCTTTACAAACAGGCCGATGTCATCATCTTTGACGAAGCAACCAGCGCTCTGGACAACGAAACTGAACAAGCCGTCATGCAAGCCATCGAAGGTCTCAGCGAGGATCTCACAATTCTCATTATCGCCCACCGTTTCACCACCCTGAAAAACTGCACACAGATAGTGGAATTGGGTGATGGCGGCATTAAGCGAACGGGCACCTACCAAGAAATTATGGCGCAATTGGTATAA
- a CDS encoding NTP transferase domain-containing protein — MSRRAVILAGGKGTRLRPYTVVLPKPLMPIGEFPILEVIVKQLVAAGFSHITMAVNHQAEIIKAFFRDGGKWGIRIDYSLEDRPLGTMGPLLLIKDLPEHFLVMNGDVLTDLDYLDFHDAHVRADNIFTISSYIREQLIDYGVLETRDGRLIGLREKPRMNYEVSMGVYMMSRRALGFIPSVSAYGFDHLMHDLVAAKQNAAVRRFGGYWLDIGRPDDYAQAIEEFESMRARFLRE, encoded by the coding sequence ATGTCTAGACGTGCAGTGATTCTCGCGGGGGGAAAGGGCACACGGTTGCGTCCCTATACGGTTGTTCTGCCGAAACCGCTGATGCCAATTGGTGAATTCCCCATTCTCGAAGTGATCGTCAAGCAACTTGTTGCCGCTGGTTTCAGCCATATAACCATGGCGGTCAACCATCAAGCGGAAATTATCAAGGCGTTCTTCAGGGATGGCGGGAAATGGGGCATCCGCATTGATTATTCGCTTGAAGACAGGCCGCTTGGCACCATGGGGCCGCTTCTGCTGATTAAGGACTTGCCGGAACATTTTTTAGTGATGAACGGGGATGTTCTTACCGATCTCGATTATCTTGATTTTCATGATGCCCACGTTCGGGCGGACAACATTTTTACCATCTCTTCATATATCCGGGAGCAACTCATCGATTACGGCGTGTTAGAGACCCGTGATGGCCGTTTGATTGGCTTGCGCGAAAAGCCGCGAATGAATTATGAGGTCAGCATGGGGGTCTATATGATGTCAAGGCGCGCGCTTGGTTTTATTCCATCTGTTAGTGCTTATGGATTCGACCACCTTATGCACGATCTTGTTGCCGCAAAGCAAAATGCCGCGGTCCGCAGATTCGGGGGCTACTGGCTGGATATTGGCCGGCCGGATGATTACGCTCAGGCCATTGAGGAATTTGAGAGCATGCGTGCACGGTTTCTCCGCGAATAA